Within the Nicotiana tabacum cultivar K326 chromosome 11, ASM71507v2, whole genome shotgun sequence genome, the region TATTTTAGATACTACTGTTCCTTATCAAAAATAAGCTTCTCTTGTGAAAGTGGAAAGATGTGACTCGTTAAGGATTATTTTATAAGATATGTAAATGTGTATATTGGAATGCTAATGTCATTGCACAGTACTGATCAGAATCTATTATAATTTGTTATGTTTAGGATGGAAGTAACAGGAAGTTACTATAATCGTTTGTCTCCTCTCCTTTGCTTTGAAATCGTTCCGTCCAAATATAATTGCTAATGGTggaacaaatgaaagaaaaaaaagcgACTTGAAGTTGCTTGCACGCCACATAGATGTCATTACTTGGACTCTAGAGGAACAATCTGACAGGTCTCCCCTTCGGGATTTAACCATTTACTGGCCTAACGGCTTAGAATGTTAAACCTGTAAGGTGCTACATATTATTTAAGGCATATGACCATGCATCTAGAATATGCTAAGTTTTGTTAAGTTTGCGTAAGGAGATGCTTGGTGAGGATAAACTTTTCCTTATCATCCTATAATTGCTGAAGTACGTCTATGTAATATGCTTTGTACTGTATATGTTTATGTATGCATTTGTACATCTATATGTATTATAATTTATTTGCATTAGTATAGCGTAGGCAAATGGCAGCACATTACTTTCATTTTCTTTATCTAATATTTGTCTATTGCAGACCAACAGAATTTTTCTTGCTATATTTTTAAGAACTATAGCGGAAACAATGTTTGTATGAATggtgaatttttgttaaaaataatataatcgCTATTGAGTCCTCACCAGGTAAGAGGTAATTGGGTATGATGTTATGTTTACTAATTCTGAATTACTCAACAGTGCCCCTGAAATAAATATATACCTCATTGCAGTAAAACTGGTGAGAACTTTTTGCTTGTCTTTCCTTCACCTTAATTGGTTTGAaatgaaaattaaattattagatCCTTCTTGTTTTACAACCTAGATTAttcgttttccttttcttttcaggAGTTGATGTTGACTAGCTAACAGAAAACATATTTTCTCTCTTCATGATTTTTATTTCTGTGATTTTCAGAGTGCCTACATTAATTGATTAATTCGAGAAATTTTGTCATCTTAAGGTTAGCTGTTTTACTATATCTTAAATAGAAAGCTGAAATTTTTCCATATACAGGTGTATTTGGAGCAAATCAATGAAGATTCTGGTCAAAAAGTTGGTTAGTTCCTCTATTTACGCCTTCTGTAAGCTTATGCTTTAGTCAAGATATTCATATTTGGCTGGAACACCAACTCAATCAAAACACTATTTCCTGTTTAGCCATTAGTGCTGATTTCATTTTAGTCTCTGTGATATAAGTCTACTGTGGATGCAGTTAAGTGGGAAGTTGAAAATGCGGGCATTCATATTCATAGACTTCGATGTAATGAATTATAAGTTCTATCATTTAAATTAGTTAAGGAAGAAGGGGAACCAGAGATAAAATATAAGGAACTTTTTGGGTGTAACAGGTTAAAGGAATGACTTCAGATAACTTGTAGTATATACTTTTGTCTAAAAATTTGCACGGTTTTCTGCTGATAAGATAATTTTTTTGCTAGATCCGAGCTTTGTTGTTTCATTAATCTGTCTATATGTACCCTCTCTCTCTTACACTTCTGTTTTGGTTCATGTTTTTTGATGACCTTCCAGTTTAACTGCTTCAGTAACATCAGCTTATGGAAGATTTGtttcttttgatagttgttaaGATCAAGAAATTAAATTGATTTTACTGTTGTCTTCGTTTTCAGCTCTAAATCCTGATAAATGGATTGAATTTAAGCTGCAAGATCGAGCACCAGTTAGCCACAATAGTCATCTGTTCAGGTTATTTTTATCGTAATAAGATTGTGGCTTTAATGCTTTAATAGTGATGTTACTCATTCAATGATGACCTCCCTGTGATATTCCATTTTGTATAGATGATTGGGTGTTGTTCGTAGAAGACCATTTCATTTTGTAGGTTTCTTACTTTTGTATACAGGCGTTTTCTTTGCCCAAACATTAATAAAATTATTCTGTTAtcaaaaagaaaatgatgactCTCCCTGTGATCTAAATCTGGCTTGTTTGGTCAAAAAACTGTGTAGGCAAATTGAGTTCATAAGACCACCAATTAAAATATGAAAAACCAAGCTTTCTAGCCTATCTGTATCTAAAGAAGGTGGTTGAATATGTGAACTTTAGCTTTTGGGAAgcactatttcctttttatccTGCATCATAACATCACCTGAATCTTGTTTTTGCATACTATTTTAGAAGATTCTAATAAAAGGCTGGGAATGCAGATTAAAGGAAAGAGTCAACTAATAAGTTTGCTTCTTCAACTATCTGTTCcttctcaatttttttttcctttaccaCTCTTTCGTTAGATTTATGGGAGGGGGATTATTTAGAAAattctagctggctgggtggaaAAAAAACCTTTGCTTTTGTTGCCATCGGTTGTTTCTGCTAGTACTAAGTAGATAATTGTGGACTTCTGTGTAATTTTGCTTTCGTTGCCACACACTATGTTTACTACTAAATATATCGTGTTGGACTTTCATGTTATAACTGGGTAGACTTTACATTGTAATTATATCCAAAATTTTCTTGCTATGTGATTTATGTGATACATGGTAGATAGACTAGCCTCCCGAGCTGGGTTCGTATATTTGGTTTTATGACTGTTGAAATCCCCTTCAAGTTTTGCATTCAGATATATGAAGAGTAGTTAATGGCCGAGTTTGGTTATACTATTGATCTGCTCTTTCTTTCCTCCAATATTGTAGGTTTTCATTCGATCCTTCTTCAAAGTTAGGTCTTGATATTGCATCTTGCATTCTTACGAGGTAAGTTCCATTACATTTGAATCTCATTTGCATAGTGTCTTTGTTTCATGAGAAAGTTCAGAAGTTTTGTACTTGTGTTACAAGAATTATGGAGAATATGGTTTCTGGATCATTACTTCTGACATACTAATACATTGTTTCCTTCATTCAGGGCACCGATGGGAGAAAATGCCGAAGGAAAACCAAAATATGTCATTCGACCGTAAGtttcatttttataaattttctttcttaGCGTTTCCTTTTCCATGTATAGCTCTACTACTTGATCCATTTGAATGCTTATTGGTTGCTCTTCAGCTGTATGAACTGAAAAATTAATCATGCTCCTTTTACATTTTTATGCTGATAACAATGCTAATTACGAAAATTATGCCTTTCACCAACACAAGTACCGGTAACTTTTTCCATTAAGGGTAAGACGAATGGAAAAAAATTACCTAGCTTTTATTTACCTCTGCTGGGATCTAAACCTTTGTCTTCCATGGTCTATTCCATTTTCATTGCCTACTAGACTACACCCTTGGGTGCTATGTCTTTCAAGttaattaaaaccaaaaagaAACATCTATATGCTTTTCTTCTATTCCatctattccttttttttttctttttttttatgacCGAGAAAGCCGTCTGGGGCCGATCCTTTGGACCAACCGCAGCCttcgaaactcggtggataatgggccCTAATTTCATATCAATGTGAAACGAATTCATCTCTTCTCTTGAATGACTAAAATCTTCAGCTAATCACTTACACTCTGTGTCACAATAAGATTGTCATAAGTTAAGTGTAACTTATACCAACACTCTATTGCCTTATCTAAATGGCCAAATTTCCAACTAGTCAAATTCCCTTTAAAAGCCTCTGCCCAGACTAGGTGCCACACTTTACATTACTTCTCATTTTTTTCCTATATCTCTATGCTTTATTTTCATAGACATGTACAGTTAACACACACTAAGTTTATTGTCCCTTCAAAATTGATATTGTGAGTTTAGGCTGGTGCTTATTGTTAGATACCTCATTGGACGCTCTAAATTGAACAGCAAGTAATCTTCTTAAGTATGTTTTTGTTTTCAGTTATACTCCTATATCTGATCCAGATTCCAAGGGATACTTTGATTTGTTAATTAAGGTATATGCTTGTGGTATTCCTGCATTATATATAATCGAACTTACTGTTGACCTAACTTGCAGAACATTTTGTTTAACCTGCTTTTCTTTACATTGTTTCTCGGAACTGTAAAAAATGCAGGTTTATCCTGAAGGGAAAATGAGCCAGCATTTTGCAAGCTTAAAACCAGGCGATGTACTTGAAGTGAAAGGGTCAGTTACAAAACTTAGTAAATTCTAGCAGAGATTCTTTCTTTCGTAATCTTATTATTCTTGTAGTTTACAAGTCAACAATTGCGTTCTATATCTGCAGGCCCATTGAGAAACTGCGTTATAGTCCAAACATGAAGAAACATATAGGCATGGTAAGAGCTTGCATCTAAGTGCTCTCTGTGACACTACAATTTTAGAAAGAGTACAATATGACTAGGTTGAAACTCTAATTCATGGTCTTGATTAGGAAGTTATGTACAAATAACTCACTTTCTGGGATGAGTTTTAAAGGTAGGCAGAGTACTCAGCAGAATTAGTTTATTATGCttattaacaaaaataaaaacagcAGCAGAGAAAGTACTATCCCTACTGAAAGTTGAAATTGGTGTAAGGCATGTTCATATTCTGTCCAGCTTTGAATACATGGTGTCCTTTACGTGATATTCTTTATGCAATGATGTCACTGAAGCATGGAACTCATGGTGATTACAGGAGGAGTCAGATGTGAAacttgtgaagaagaagaactaTTTGCTAAGTCTAGTTATATGCAGCTTGTTGATATCAAAACTCAACTTTACCTGTGAATCATAGTGTATCAAGGACTTGATAGTTTAAACTGTTAAATACTCTGGGATCTCTCTGGTAGATAAAGCTTCTATTGTGAATATGAACATTAAGGTTCTTTTGATTGAAAATGTGGGTTGCTTTATCATGTTCCAGTGATGGTTTGAATCAAATCTCCTCTCCCCATTGGGCACACTTTAATTTATAATTCTCACTGTTTGTACAATTCTCAATAGATGTTTCTATCAGATGCTGATTATGGTTGAATTATATTATGCTTCTATTCATGTGTGTCTGAAATATAATAGAATTCAAACTCATTCTTCCAATGCCAGATTGCAGGGGGCAGTGGCATCACTCCAATGCTCCAGGTGATAGAGGCCATTCTTAAAAACCCTGACGATAATACTCAGGTATGTTTATTGATCCAATCTTTTAGTGCGTCGTCCACAAGTCAGTATGCAAGGGGTGTTTATCACTTTGTACTTACCAAGTAAATCGACCGAGTTTtccattttaaatattttgattttCTGGTTCTAAGGCAAAAACACCGAAATCTTCACAAAAGTTTCCTATTTACTTATTCTAAAAACAGTTTGTCCAAAAattattgtaagttaattttgATTGGAGAGGGCGCGGCAATTAATTTCTACAAATCTAAGGCCAAAAAAAATTTGTATTATGAAGCAATTGATCAAAAAGGCCCAAACTGAAACCAAACTGATCCTATATTGGTTCAGTAATCGGTTTACCTGTCTATTGAGTGAACTTACTAAATTGAACTCAACAATTCAAATTCAACTGAACTGACGAATTCAATACCCATGTAGTAAAGATGTACTTTGCTGGCAGCATTTGCCCCTGTTGTTTTCTGAGTTGGTCTTTTATCAATAAATATACAAGAACACTCATGGGCCTTTTTTTCTTTTAGGTCTCGTTGATTTATGCTAATGTGTCACCTGATGACATACTGCTAAAGAAGAAGCTTGATGTACTTGCGGCAACTCACCCGAATCTCAAGGTACTGGCAGAGTTAATATGAAATGTTGTTCTTCTGCCCTCTCCTTTTCCTCGTTAAACCAACATGTTCTCTATATGGCAATATCCAGGTATTTTACACTGTAGATAGTCCAACCAATGATTGGAGAGGCGGCATCGGTTACGTATCGAAGGACATGATTGTGAAAGGACTACCTCCGCCCAGTGATGATACACTTATCCTTGTAAGTTTTCTGAAAGAGGTTTAATTGTCAGTGCCTCAAAGGCCAACAATTCAATCTTTTGTATGACGTGAAAGTGGATTTTCATGCTTGGACGTTTGTCTCTGCTTTCTGGTCAAGGACTATATAGTAATTGAGAACACAATACCTGAGAATTAGCAAGAAGGAAGATAGCGTCCTAATTGTATGTTCCCTTTCTATTGGCTTCAGTCTGACTGGTAGCTGGTGCAAACCAATAGTTGCGCTATGAAAAGGTGCAAGTTCATGAACTAATAGTGCTATGCGTAAGTATGTGAAAGATGGTGCAGATGGGACATGTAATCAATATAGTAAAATGTGCAACTTTACTTAAAGCAGAAGGGGTGAAACTCTTTACCTGGGGTTTCCATTTGTTAAAGATTTGCAAAATGGAATGTACACTTTGGAGATGTTATAGGTTTGCATGGAAAAGTGGGGATTTCACTTATATGGAAGAAGTTTCCTATAGAGAACTTGTTCTTTCACTTTTCCTTTTCCCTTCAACTTATGTTTACTATGCGTTAGAGGGGCCTTCACGCAGAGGTGCTACAAAGGCAGCTCTCCCGTATGCGGTAACTTTTAAGGATGTAGCTGTTAGTTGGTTTCATGTAGAATATTTTGCTCTTCATGATAATTGAGGGGTGGGGGTGCGGACTGCTATAGAAAAGTTGTTACTCGGTGTAGAGTTGACTGGATTAGGGTAAGTGATCTGTGCCATACTCGGTGCAAGAACAATCACTGATATTCTGAATTTGTTCTGCAGTGACATTAGATTTATGTGGAATCATCCGAAACTTTCTGTTTGTGTCCAGGTATGTGGCCCTCCTGGGATGATGAAACATTTATCTGGCGAAAAGCCAAAACCTCGTGAGCAAGGCGAGGTACTTGTTCCATCTACCAAAAGAATTTAATTACCTGTTTCTTAGTATTGCTTTGCCTCTAATGATGTTTATGTTTGCTTTGTAACAGCTAACTGGACTACTCAAGGATGTTGGCTTTACAGAAAACATGGTTTACAAATTTTAATTAGTTTGTTAACTTTACATCCCCTTATCTTTTTATTGAATAAAAGAATTTTGAAGAAACACAATATCCTACATTAACATAATCCGAGGGTTTGGACGAGCATTCAGGATGTTTTTTCCCAGAACATCTAGAAAATACTT harbors:
- the LOC107816594 gene encoding NADH-cytochrome b5 reductase-like protein → MAAFFRKLAKAAAAAPIAAFRREGHYSKSNFANPSFPFGAIAAVAGCVSYYYSSSSPHLVYLEQINEDSGQKVALNPDKWIEFKLQDRAPVSHNSHLFRFSFDPSSKLGLDIASCILTRAPMGENAEGKPKYVIRPYTPISDPDSKGYFDLLIKVYPEGKMSQHFASLKPGDVLEVKGPIEKLRYSPNMKKHIGMIAGGSGITPMLQVIEAILKNPDDNTQVSLIYANVSPDDILLKKKLDVLAATHPNLKVFYTVDSPTNDWRGGIGYVSKDMIVKGLPPPSDDTLILVCGPPGMMKHLSGEKPKPREQGELTGLLKDVGFTENMVYKF